Proteins encoded by one window of Acidipropionibacterium virtanenii:
- the tyrS gene encoding tyrosine--tRNA ligase translates to MTDLLEELEWRGMVAASTDREALAAHLAQGPVTFYVGFDPTAASLHIGHLVQLMLVRALQERGHHPLLLVGGATGLIGDPKMTGERKMNDERVVAGWVESIKEQVGRYVDLDGPNPARIVNNYDWTSRYNAVEFLRDVGKYFSVNRMLARDVVARRLDSGISYTEFSYVLLQSLDYAELHKQYGCTLQTGAQDQWGNITAGAEFIRRTSGDVVHGLVTPLLTKADGTKYGKTESGTVWVDPDLTSAYAFHQFFLNAEDSKVIDYLKIFSPRSHEEIDELDRQTREEPWRRAAQHALADDITDLVHGSDQRRAAVEAGKALFGRGELADLDVTTVGAVANEIGAISIEGAEMPTVPEAMAMAGVVESKSAGRRAVAEGGAYLNNIKVTDAERRLEPADFLQGRLALLRRGKKTVGGLTPLRSASGPAR, encoded by the coding sequence GTGACAGACCTGCTGGAGGAGCTCGAGTGGCGGGGCATGGTTGCCGCTTCGACCGACCGTGAGGCCCTTGCGGCCCATCTTGCCCAGGGGCCTGTGACCTTCTATGTGGGCTTCGATCCGACCGCGGCGAGCCTGCACATCGGCCATCTCGTCCAGCTCATGCTGGTACGGGCACTCCAGGAGCGCGGGCATCACCCGTTGCTGCTGGTGGGCGGCGCGACCGGACTCATCGGCGATCCCAAGATGACCGGGGAGCGCAAGATGAATGACGAGAGGGTCGTCGCCGGTTGGGTGGAGTCGATCAAGGAGCAGGTCGGCAGGTACGTCGATCTCGACGGCCCCAATCCTGCCCGGATCGTCAACAACTACGACTGGACGAGCCGGTACAACGCCGTCGAGTTCCTGCGCGACGTCGGCAAGTACTTCTCCGTGAACAGGATGCTCGCCAGAGACGTCGTCGCCCGACGGCTCGACAGCGGGATCTCCTACACCGAGTTCAGCTACGTCCTGCTCCAGTCGCTGGATTACGCGGAGCTGCACAAGCAGTACGGCTGCACCCTCCAGACCGGCGCCCAGGACCAGTGGGGCAACATCACCGCCGGCGCCGAGTTCATCAGGCGCACGAGCGGGGATGTGGTGCACGGCCTGGTGACACCTCTGCTCACGAAGGCCGACGGGACGAAGTACGGCAAGACCGAGTCGGGGACGGTGTGGGTGGATCCGGATCTCACGAGTGCCTATGCCTTCCACCAGTTCTTCCTGAACGCGGAGGACTCGAAGGTCATCGACTACCTCAAGATCTTCAGCCCGAGGAGCCACGAGGAGATCGACGAGCTGGACCGCCAGACCAGGGAGGAGCCGTGGCGCAGAGCTGCCCAGCACGCACTGGCCGACGACATCACCGACCTTGTCCACGGGAGTGACCAGCGGCGCGCCGCGGTGGAAGCGGGGAAGGCGCTCTTCGGTCGCGGAGAGCTCGCGGATCTGGACGTGACGACCGTGGGGGCCGTTGCGAATGAGATCGGGGCGATCTCCATCGAGGGCGCGGAGATGCCCACGGTGCCTGAGGCCATGGCTATGGCCGGCGTCGTCGAGTCGAAGTCGGCGGGGCGACGTGCGGTCGCCGAGGGCGGAGCCTACCTCAACAACATCAAGGTGACTGATGCCGAGCGACGGCTGGAGCCGGCAGACTTCCTCCAGGGCCGTCTGGCGCTGCTGCGCCGGGGCAAGAAGACGGTCGGCGGGCTGACCCCCTTGAGATCTGCGTCAGGACCTGCCCGCTGA
- the argR gene encoding arginine repressor, with product MTEGSSGAPASRTARQARIRELVSSGHVSSQSELGASLAAEGMAVSQGTLSRDLVEIGAVRARDMNGNPCYTIPEGDHPSDVTTGSPAWSRLARLTRELCTGVQHNDTLVVLKTPPGAAQYFGSAIDRSGSRAILGTIAGDDTIALICAAEVSADALADAFTQMAETGLPALLLSEGS from the coding sequence ATGACTGAGGGTAGCAGCGGGGCGCCGGCGTCGCGAACCGCTCGCCAGGCCAGGATCCGTGAACTGGTGTCCTCCGGCCACGTGTCCTCCCAGTCGGAGCTCGGGGCGAGTCTGGCGGCCGAGGGGATGGCTGTCTCCCAGGGGACGCTCTCGCGGGACCTGGTGGAGATCGGGGCGGTGCGCGCTCGCGATATGAACGGCAACCCCTGCTACACGATTCCGGAGGGGGACCATCCCTCTGATGTGACGACCGGATCCCCGGCCTGGAGCAGGTTGGCGCGGCTGACCCGGGAGCTGTGTACCGGGGTCCAGCACAATGACACGCTGGTGGTGCTGAAGACGCCGCCGGGGGCCGCACAGTACTTCGGCTCGGCGATCGACCGTTCAGGGTCCCGGGCGATCCTGGGGACGATCGCCGGGGATGACACCATCGCCCTCATCTGCGCCGCAGAGGTCAGTGCCGATGCCCTGGCGGATGCGTTCACCCAGATGGCAGAGACCGGGCTACCGGCCCTCCTGCTGTCAGAGGGGAGCTGA
- a CDS encoding TetR/AcrR family transcriptional regulator C-terminal domain-containing protein gives MSLNRQEVVRAAVEVLDQYGLEDLTMRRLAGLLGVKAGALYWHVENKQTLLALVSDEILASPTGNTPDRDVADRNQGLAEGIRAWAGSFRTALLRHRDGAELVSSTLPVRLGSVDPGEPVRELLGRCGLSGQQRYCSRALVHFVLGHVTEEQTRSQLHELGVVGEFDARGEEEDFDRGLELLVTGVCALVR, from the coding sequence ATGTCTCTGAATCGGCAGGAGGTCGTGCGGGCGGCGGTCGAGGTGCTGGATCAGTACGGCCTGGAGGATCTGACGATGCGCCGGCTCGCCGGACTCCTCGGGGTCAAGGCCGGAGCGCTCTACTGGCATGTGGAGAACAAGCAGACTCTGCTGGCCCTGGTGAGCGACGAGATCCTCGCCTCGCCGACGGGGAACACTCCCGATCGCGATGTCGCGGATCGGAATCAGGGCCTGGCGGAGGGAATCCGTGCGTGGGCAGGCTCTTTCCGCACCGCCCTGCTGCGACACCGGGACGGTGCGGAGCTGGTCTCCTCGACCCTGCCTGTCAGGCTGGGGAGCGTGGACCCGGGCGAGCCGGTTCGCGAGCTCCTGGGGCGTTGCGGGCTGTCGGGTCAGCAGCGCTACTGCTCGAGAGCCCTGGTCCACTTCGTGCTGGGGCACGTGACCGAGGAGCAGACGCGCTCCCAGTTGCATGAGCTGGGAGTGGTCGGGGAGTTTGACGCCCGAGGTGAGGAGGAGGACTTCGATCGGGGGCTGGAACTGCTGGTGACCGGGGTCTGCGCACTGGTGCGGTAG
- the bioB gene encoding biotin synthase BioB: MNLSEMVRAGLEGSSATPDQALQLLRAPDAQTMPIVAAAGRLRRHYFGNRVRLNYLVNLKSGLCPEDCSYCSQRLGSRADIMKYSWADAQVVRDAVEAGISGGARRVCLVASGHGPGRRDVDRVGATVADIKAEHPDVEVCVCLGFLDDEKASALHRAGADAYNHNANTARSHYGSICSTHSYQDRMDTLDVLKRNGLSPCSGVIAGMGESDEELVEVITDLRCRGVDSVPVNFLLPFEGTPLAGHGRELTPLRCLRILSMVRFIHPDAEVRAAAGREMHLRTLQPLALEVANSIFLGDYLTSEGAAGAADLEMIHDAGFVLEGSPSSASAEPPAADPDDDSVPIRHRGIGSRLPVNA; encoded by the coding sequence ATGAATCTATCCGAGATGGTGCGTGCGGGTCTGGAGGGATCCTCCGCGACCCCCGATCAGGCGCTGCAGCTGCTGCGCGCCCCCGACGCACAGACGATGCCGATCGTCGCGGCCGCCGGAAGACTGCGCCGCCACTACTTCGGGAACCGTGTGAGGCTGAACTATCTGGTGAATCTCAAGAGCGGCCTGTGCCCCGAGGACTGCTCCTACTGCTCCCAGCGCCTCGGCTCCCGGGCCGACATCATGAAGTACTCCTGGGCGGACGCCCAGGTGGTCCGTGACGCCGTGGAGGCCGGCATCTCCGGCGGAGCGCGCCGGGTCTGCCTGGTCGCCTCGGGACATGGGCCCGGTCGGCGCGACGTGGACCGGGTCGGTGCGACGGTCGCCGATATCAAGGCCGAGCATCCCGACGTCGAGGTCTGCGTCTGCCTGGGATTCCTCGATGACGAGAAGGCGTCCGCCCTCCACCGTGCCGGCGCCGACGCCTACAACCACAACGCCAATACGGCCCGCAGCCATTACGGGAGCATCTGCTCCACCCATTCGTACCAGGACCGGATGGACACCCTCGATGTGCTGAAGCGCAATGGCCTGTCACCGTGCTCCGGGGTGATCGCGGGAATGGGCGAGTCCGACGAGGAACTCGTCGAGGTCATCACCGATCTGCGGTGCCGCGGGGTCGACTCGGTCCCGGTGAACTTCCTGCTGCCATTCGAGGGCACTCCGCTGGCCGGCCACGGACGTGAACTGACACCATTACGATGCCTTCGGATCCTGTCGATGGTGCGGTTCATCCATCCCGACGCCGAGGTGCGTGCGGCCGCCGGCCGGGAGATGCATCTGCGGACCCTCCAGCCGCTGGCCCTGGAGGTCGCCAACTCCATCTTCCTGGGCGACTACCTCACCAGCGAGGGCGCCGCCGGAGCCGCGGACCTGGAGATGATCCACGACGCCGGATTCGTCCTCGAGGGCTCACCGTCGTCGGCGTCCGCGGAACCGCCCGCGGCCGATCCCGACGACGACTCTGTGCCGATCCGCCACCGGGGGATCGGAAGCCGGCTCCCGGTCAACGCCTGA
- the pheT gene encoding phenylalanine--tRNA ligase subunit beta: MRVPMSWLKAMIDLPEGTATSDVAALITEHTAAVERIEVIGGEVSGPVVVGRVVSAEPQPQKNGKTIMWCRVDVGAELNAQGHAKNADGADAGRGIVCGAHNFAVGDLVVVALPGAELPGGFAISARKTYGHMSDGMICASDELGTGTDHTGIIVLPESIDGRPLDPGEDARQILGIPEDVLEIDVTPDIGYCMSIRGIARELAQVMGIHFSDPYREAPVGPVEGPVQVRIDDPACSQFVALPVTGLDPRATTPSYIADRVARAGMRPINLAVDVTNYVMIESGQPLHAYDQDKVSGAIVVRRAAEGEHLVTLDDTDRTLDPDDLLITDDSGPIGLAGVMGGAATEMTGESTSIILEGAHFEGTAVARSYRRHRLGSEASRRFERGVDPVCAHTAVIRAAELLKLHGGARIGTPTIVGEVAAMPQCHISSDLPGRILGIPVTREKVIEILSASRVQVTALGDTLSLVPPTWRPDLVDPYDYVEEVGRKLGFDQIEPAEPPVTAGTGLTAAQRGRRAALAAVAGAGFVEVISLPFIGDAELDAMGLPPDDDRRRTVALANPLDDTRRYLRTSLLPGLFQAVTRNLSRSQDDLALFECGTIFLSTGSAPAPRPSVEHRPSDEELDAISASLPDQPRMLAGVLTGDWRPQGWRGEARAADWTHAVMLATEAAAAVGLRLERRSEQRAPWHPGRCAGLVVEGELIGCAGELHPQVCKAAGLPARSCAVELDLDALLAAAPHTGEISQLSGFPVAKEDVALVVEESVPSESVRQALILGAGPLLESVELFDVYTGSQVGQGHKSLAFNLRLRALDRTLTDADAARARDAAVGEATRQFGAELRS; this comes from the coding sequence ATGAGGGTTCCAATGTCATGGCTGAAGGCCATGATCGATCTTCCCGAGGGCACCGCGACCTCCGACGTCGCGGCCCTCATCACCGAACACACGGCCGCCGTCGAGCGGATCGAGGTCATCGGGGGAGAGGTGAGCGGGCCCGTCGTGGTCGGCCGCGTCGTCTCCGCCGAGCCGCAGCCGCAGAAGAACGGCAAGACCATCATGTGGTGCCGTGTCGACGTGGGAGCCGAGCTCAACGCGCAGGGTCACGCCAAGAATGCCGACGGCGCCGATGCCGGCCGCGGTATCGTCTGCGGGGCCCACAACTTCGCTGTCGGCGATCTCGTCGTGGTCGCCCTGCCCGGAGCCGAACTGCCCGGAGGATTCGCCATCAGCGCGCGCAAGACCTATGGGCACATGTCCGACGGGATGATCTGCGCCTCCGACGAGCTCGGTACCGGCACCGATCACACCGGCATCATCGTGCTGCCCGAGTCCATCGACGGACGGCCGCTGGACCCCGGAGAGGACGCCCGCCAGATCCTCGGGATCCCCGAGGACGTCCTCGAGATCGACGTCACCCCCGACATCGGCTACTGCATGTCGATCCGCGGCATCGCCCGCGAGCTCGCCCAGGTGATGGGCATCCATTTCAGCGATCCTTATCGCGAGGCTCCGGTCGGGCCTGTCGAGGGGCCCGTACAGGTGAGGATCGACGATCCCGCCTGCTCGCAGTTCGTGGCGCTGCCGGTCACCGGTCTCGATCCTCGCGCCACGACGCCGTCCTACATCGCCGATCGTGTCGCCCGCGCCGGGATGCGACCGATCAACCTCGCGGTCGACGTCACCAACTACGTCATGATCGAGTCGGGGCAACCCCTCCACGCCTACGACCAGGACAAGGTCAGCGGCGCCATCGTGGTACGCCGGGCCGCCGAGGGCGAGCATCTGGTGACCCTCGACGACACGGACCGGACGCTGGACCCCGACGATCTGCTGATCACCGACGACTCGGGCCCGATCGGTCTGGCGGGGGTGATGGGCGGTGCCGCCACCGAGATGACGGGTGAGTCCACGAGCATCATCCTCGAGGGAGCCCACTTCGAGGGCACCGCCGTCGCCCGCAGCTACCGTCGCCACAGACTGGGCTCGGAGGCTTCCCGGCGCTTCGAGCGGGGCGTCGACCCGGTGTGCGCCCACACCGCCGTCATCCGTGCCGCCGAACTGCTCAAGCTTCACGGCGGCGCGCGGATCGGCACCCCGACGATCGTGGGGGAGGTGGCCGCGATGCCGCAGTGCCACATCTCGTCCGACCTGCCGGGCAGGATTCTCGGCATCCCGGTCACCAGGGAGAAGGTCATCGAGATCCTCTCGGCCTCCCGGGTGCAGGTCACCGCGCTCGGAGACACCCTCTCCCTCGTCCCGCCGACCTGGCGACCCGACCTGGTGGACCCCTACGACTACGTCGAGGAGGTGGGCCGCAAACTCGGATTCGACCAGATCGAGCCGGCCGAACCCCCGGTGACCGCCGGGACCGGGCTCACTGCCGCGCAGCGAGGACGACGCGCCGCACTGGCGGCGGTGGCCGGAGCCGGATTCGTCGAGGTCATCTCGCTGCCCTTCATCGGGGACGCCGAACTCGACGCCATGGGCCTGCCGCCCGACGACGACCGCCGCCGGACCGTGGCCCTGGCGAACCCGCTGGACGACACCCGCCGGTACCTGAGGACCAGCCTGCTGCCCGGACTGTTCCAGGCCGTCACCCGGAACCTCTCGCGATCCCAGGACGACCTGGCCCTCTTCGAGTGCGGCACGATCTTCCTGAGTACCGGATCGGCGCCCGCTCCCAGGCCGTCTGTCGAGCACCGGCCCAGCGACGAGGAGCTGGACGCGATCAGTGCGTCCCTTCCCGACCAGCCCAGGATGCTGGCCGGGGTGCTCACCGGTGACTGGCGTCCCCAGGGCTGGCGAGGCGAGGCGCGCGCCGCCGACTGGACCCACGCGGTGATGTTGGCGACCGAGGCAGCGGCAGCGGTCGGGCTGAGGCTGGAGAGACGCTCCGAGCAGCGCGCGCCCTGGCATCCCGGACGCTGCGCCGGGCTGGTGGTCGAAGGGGAGCTCATCGGGTGCGCCGGGGAGCTGCACCCTCAGGTGTGCAAGGCCGCAGGGCTTCCGGCGCGCTCCTGTGCCGTGGAGCTCGATCTCGATGCGCTGCTGGCAGCCGCCCCGCACACCGGAGAGATCTCGCAGCTGTCGGGCTTCCCGGTGGCCAAGGAGGACGTCGCTCTGGTGGTCGAGGAATCGGTGCCCTCGGAGTCCGTGCGGCAGGCCCTCATCCTGGGTGCCGGCCCACTGCTGGAGTCTGTGGAGCTGTTCGACGTCTACACCGGGTCCCAGGTGGGCCAAGGACACAAGTCTCTGGCCTTCAACCTGCGGCTTCGGGCCCTGGACCGAACCCTCACCGACGCCGATGCCGCCCGGGCGCGGGATGCCGCGGTCGGAGAGGCGACCCGCCAGTTCGGGGCCGAGCTGCGGTCCTGA